The proteins below come from a single Xiphophorus hellerii strain 12219 chromosome 14, Xiphophorus_hellerii-4.1, whole genome shotgun sequence genomic window:
- the LOC116733358 gene encoding uncharacterized protein LOC116733358, translating to MTVIVGDQVEFPKNCEPGETGTLLRDLDEGPRQVATYQSGQWTASREYRDRMKSNLSKIVLTGVRFTDGGLYKVTCSKSGTKRVQLEVVFAVERSVTRDDNVTLPCYIKTIVGTGLTGWWEKNGKVCLKNSIPEECSGTPADRLTVSTDWITNRDHSLTIEGVQPEDGGDYFCYIQDGKQSKSGTPAAVKLTVTEKMTHQMINNSTAAPDQTQSCAELTQPWQISTGVLAAILLLVALYYLWRCAKNRCDSGKLYELVHRSCHASNSGEATTGV from the exons ATGACAGTGATCGTAGGAGACCAGGTTGAATTTCCTAAGAACTGCGAGCCGGGTGAGACGGGGACGCTGCTGCGGGACTTGGATGAAGGACCCCGGCAGGTCGCAACTTACCAGAGCGGTCAGTGGACAGCGAGCAGAGAGTACAGAGACCGGATGAAGAGCAACTTATCAAAGATCGTTCTCACTGGCGTGCGGTTCACCGATGGAGGACTCTATAAAGTGACCTGCTCCAAGTCTGGCACCAAGCGCGTCCAGCTGGAGGTCGTTTTTGCTGTTGAAAGGTCCGTGACCCGAGATGATAACGTGACGCTCCCGTGTTACATTAAAACCATCGTGGGAACTGGCTTAACTGGTTGGTGGGAGAAAAACGGGAAAGTGTGTTTGAAGAACTCCATTCCTGAAGAATGCAGCGGGACACCTGCTGACAGACTGACTGTGTCCACTGACTGGATCACTAACAGAGATCATTCTCTGACTATTGAGGGGGTTCAGCCTGAGGATGGAGGGGATTATTTCTGCTACATCCAAGATGGGAAACAATCTAAATCTGGAACTCCTGCTGCTGTTAAACTGACCGTCACTGAGAAAATGACTCATCAGATGATCAACAACAGCACAGCAGCACCAGAT caaACCCAGAGTTGTGCCGAACTCACTCAGCCTTGGCAGATCTCCACTGGGGTTCTCGCTGCGATCCTGCTGCTTGTTGCTCTTTATTATTTGTGGCGCTGTGCCAAAAACCGCTGTGATTCTGGAAAACTCTACGAGCTGGTACACAGAAGCTGCCATGCATCCAACTCTGGCGAAGCTACAACAGGTGTTTAA